The following are from one region of the Spodoptera frugiperda isolate SF20-4 chromosome 20, AGI-APGP_CSIRO_Sfru_2.0, whole genome shotgun sequence genome:
- the LOC126911964 gene encoding uncharacterized protein LOC126911964, with protein MESNVQNDESANEMFKIADFGQNLRINVSSSKQKLANDQAKGKPNSKLPRIVRQPVQSKFYKSIEHMKSFHDQTGDSSPGSSRMGGFPMKMKKDDSTEKSKPSLIPRRKCNRDENCEVPKKTDTPNNQFIPECRNVQRVQMLINQEFCPEDRVPPPASVQSTRPIPTLGQIYGRINMIDSDRLNDWFMEFTPTNTTASMPVPESTPIEDDGGSSTVASPANYHQQEFGKTTTILDRKNILINEIQATNENVSVWLASDVEFPTDTESGYKTMSSKNAEKSAVLTVSECTTEKSNKTFTLGVLQDKSNSLCATTKPESECSNDESPTSYHQQEFGKTTVVLDTKNIVMNEIQTTNENVTVWLASDVEYPTRDKESGYKTMIPTVRDNIVEVDKELTWIEDGFVSVVL; from the exons ATCAAGCCAAAGGAAAACCTAACAGCAAACTGCCGAGAATTGTTCGCCAACCAGTGCAGTccaaattttataaaagtattgaacATATGAAGAGCTTCCACGACCAGACCG GAGATTCATCACCCGGATCAAGCAGAATGGGCGGTTTtccaatgaaaatgaaaaaagatGACTCAA CAGAAAAATCAAAACCGAGTCTTATACCGCGTCGGAAATGCAATAGAGATGAAAATTGCGAAGTGCCGAAAAAAACTGACACTCCAAACAACCAGTTCATTCCTGAATGTAGAAATGTTCAGAGAGTTCAAATGTTGATTAATCAAG AATTCTGCCCAGAGGATCGCGTACCTCCACCGGCGTCGGTACAATCAACGAGACCTATTCCAACTCTGGGACAGATTTATGGCCGAATCAATATGATAGATAGTGACCGACTGAACG ATTGGTTCATGGAATTTACTCCAACGAATACAACAGCATCAATGCCTGTACCTGAAAGTACACCTATTGAGGACGATGGAGGTTCAAGTACCG TTGCATCACCAGCAAATTATCATCAACAAGAGTTTGGGAAGACCACCACGATACTGGATAGAAAGAACatcttaattaatgaaattcaaGCTACCAATGAAAATGTCAGTGTGTGGCTTGCTTCTGATGTCGAGTTTCCAACGGATACTGAATCAG GATACAAAACAATGAGCAGCAAAAATGCCGAAAAATCTGCAGTACTGACAGTGTCTGAATGCACGACGGAGAAGTCAAACAAAACGTTCACTCTAGGCGTTTTGCAAGACAAAAGCAATAGTTTGTGTGCAACGACGAAGCCAGAATCGGAGTGCAGTAATG ATGAATCACCAACAAGTTATCATCAACAAGAGTTTGGGAAGACCACCGTGGTACTGGATACTAAGAACATCGTAATGAATGAAATTCAAACTACCAATGAAAATGTTACCGTGTGGCTTGCTTCTGATGTCGAGTATCCTACAAGGGATAAGGAATCAG GATACAAAACAATGA TCCCCACTGTTCGGGATAATATTGTCGAAGTTGACAAGGAGCTCACGTGGATCGAAGATGGATTTGTTTCCGTGGTATTATGA